The Acanthochromis polyacanthus isolate Apoly-LR-REF ecotype Palm Island chromosome 17, KAUST_Apoly_ChrSc, whole genome shotgun sequence genome has a window encoding:
- the LOC110946130 gene encoding LIM domain kinase 1-like, translated as MSRRDQRFRRGMKGRCCECGCILSHWYYEREGQLYCKKHYWSRYGEHCHGCKETIATGLIMVAGEQKYHPECFTCMSCEMVIGDGDTYTLLERSKLYCGHCFCQGVSTVRSASPLTKSPHMVALVSLPPHAVGRRGLTVATDFSQDKSLLVTVTELDSAVLSDDLLSSVHVGDRVLEVNGIPVRNISPDEINHVIQDTSRPLQLTIEHNPQSPPDLLLSDTTPDNITDPDSRVREKLSSTQKLPSLEEEPSPQQQTDEQIKMSLSPPQNQGTTGMRSRHILRSCSIDKCPLSPGALSLLSQRRDMVRSESLRVDPGDRTHRIFRPSDLIHGEVLGKGCFGQAVKVTHQETGEVMVMKELIRSDEETQRTFLKEVKVMRCLDHPNVLKFIGLFYKDKRIHFVSEYIQGGTLRETITKMDKDFPWNIRVGYAKDIAAGMAYLHSMNVIHRDLNSHNCLVRENQSVVVADFGLARLVMEERNQSRTSSLERSAKGTLSELRRLDRRKRYTVVGNPYWMAPEMIHGKSYDERVDIFSFGIMICEIIGRVSADPDYLPRTNDFGLNVAGFLQQYHPPQCPSAFLPLAVLCCDMDTDKRPTFSKMEEWLDNLLMNLDIGLPLLSELENLCRDFWQNNNHQIPAHKQELTLISQEQIQPSQPQRQSPNPKQQSDNENNHREPNLVTQSQDQNSMPESHSNREQHTHDHHEHSNPTGQLTAQHEPSRSLQARKWMLGQSNRPRRICSALWDGSTEDSSFL; from the exons ATGTCACGGCGGGACCAGAGGTTTCGGAGAGGAATGAAAGGACG GTGTTGTGAATGTGGCTGCATCCTGTCTCACTGGTATTATGAAAGGGAGGGACAGCTCTACTGTAAGAAGCACTACTGGTCCCGTTATGGAGAACACTGCCATGGCTGCAAAGAGACCATCGCAACAGGACTCATTATG GTAGCTGGAGAGCAAAAGTACCACCCTGAATGCTTCACCTGCATGAGCTGTGAAATGGTCATTGGAGACGGAGACACCTACACACTTCTTGAACGTTCTAAACTTTACTG tGGCCACTGTTTCTGTCAGGGTGTATCAACTGTGAGGTCAGCTTCTCCACTCACCAAGAGTCCCCACATGGTGGCGCTGGTGTCTCTCCCTCCCCATGCAGTCGGTCGACGAGGCCTAACTGTCGCCACTGACTTCAGCCAAGACAAAAGCCTTCTGGTCACTGTGACAGA GTTAGACTCAGCTGTCCTCAGCGATGACCTGCTGTCCTCTGTTCATGTGGGTGATCGAGTACTGGAGGTCAATGGCATCCCAGTCCGCAATATTTCCCCAGACGAG ATAAACCATGTCATCCAGGACACCAGCAGACCCCTGCAGTTAACCATCGAACACAACCCACAGTCTCCTCCTGACCTCCTTCTCTCAGACACCACCCCAGATAACATCACAGACCCAGACTCCCGTGTCCGCGAAAAACTTTCTTCTACTCAGAAACTCCCCAGCCTGGAAGAAGAGCCgagtccacagcagcagaccGATGAACAAATCAAGATGAGCCTCTCCCCACCACAGAACCAAGGAACTACGGGAATGCGATCCAGACACATTCT gcGCAGCTGTAGTATCGATAAGTGTCCCCTGTCACCTGGAGCATTGTCGCTTTTATCTCAGAGGAGAGACATGGTTCGCTCAGAGTCACTTCGTGTAGACCCTGGAGACCGAACCCACCGCAtcttcagaccttcagacctcATCCATGGAGAAGTGCTTGGCAAGGGCTGCTTTGGACAGGCTGTCAAG GTCACTCATCAGGAGACAGGAGAGGTGATGGTGATGAAAGAGCTGATAAGGTCTGATGAAGAGACGCAGAGGACTTTCTTAAAAGAG GTGAAGGTGATGCGCTGCCTTGACCATCCCAATGTTCTCAAGTTCATTGGACTGTTTTATAAAGACAAACGGATACATTTTGTTTCTGAGTACATCCAGGGAGGAACTCTCCGAGAGACCATCACGAAAATG GACAAGGATTTTCCCTGGAATATAAGAGTTGGTTATGCCAAAGACATTGCAGCTGGAATG GCATATCTACACTCCATGAATGTTATCCATCGAGACCTAAACTCACACAACTGTTTGGTCAGAGAG AACCAGTCTGTGGTCGTGGCAGATTTTGGACTGGCGAGgctggtgatggaggagaggaaCCAGAGCAGAACGTCTTCACTGGAGCGGTCTGCCAAGGGAACGCTGTCAGAGCTCCGCAGGCTTGATCGGAGAAAGCGGTACACTGTGGTCGGAAACCCCTACTGGATGGCTCCTGAGATGATCCATG GGAAGAGCTACGACGAACGGGTGGACATCTTTTCCTTTGGTATCATGATATGCGAG ATAATAGGCAGAGTGAGTGCTGACCCGGACTACCTTCCCCGGACAAATGACTTTGGGCTGAATGTAGCTGGTTTCCTGCAGCAGTACCACCCTCCACAGTGTCCCTCTGCCTTTCTGCCACTGGCTGTCCTCTGCTGTGACATGGACACAGATAAACG TCCTACTTTCTCAAAGATGGAGGAGTGGCTGGACAACCTGCTGATGAACCTGGACATCGGCCTGCCTCTGCTCTCGGAGTTAGAGAATCTCTGTAGAGACTTCTGGCAAAATAACAACCACCAAATTCCCGCTCACAAACAGGAACTAACCCTTATTTCTCAAGAACAAATCCAGCCTTCACAGCCACAAAGACAAAGCCCTAATCCTAAGCAACAGTCAGACAAtgaaaataaccacagagagCCTAACCTTGTTACTCAAAGCCAAGACCAAAATAGTATGCCAGAAAGCCATTCAAACAGGGAGCAGCACACACATGACCATCATGAACACAGTAACCCCACAGGACAGCTAACAGCCCAGCATGAGCCGTCACGATCGCTGCAGGCCAGGAAGTGGATGCTGGGTCAGTCAAACCGGCCCAGGAGGATATGCAGCGCACTGTGGGATGGATCTACAGAGGACAGCTCTTTCCTCTGA
- the LOC110959637 gene encoding septin-5-like — protein MRDLPPMSQSGDQQQTPGHHEAEGADTAANGRLPSLPSTPPPCRPLPCRPTGSPIVPPRANHIGLDREFHPLQLRRQLASQVSLDSPLSPASRPRSPWGRFDPYDSPEDQDKEYVGFATLPNQVHRKTVKKGFTFTLMVAGESGLGKSTLINSLFLTDIYKDRKVLNAEERINQTIDIVKHTISIEEKGIKLRLSIIDTPGFGDAVNNTECFKDLEDYIDQQFEQYFRDESGLNRRNIQDNRVHCCLYFISPFGHGLRPLDVECMKALHEKVNIIPLLAKADSLTHAEIRRKKMKIREEMKLFGINIYQFPECDSDEEEDFKTEEQILKDSIPFAVIGGNVQMESKGRKYRARVYPWGVVEVENPAHSDFLLLRNMLVRTHMQDLKDVTREIHYENYRAQCIQNMTRMVVQERKRSLREKNREMSEADFPLPLAIVDSEKERLIFEKDEELRRMQEVLERIQEQMQQSQKGGC, from the exons ATGAGGGACCTGCCTCCCATGTCCCAGTCcggtgatcagcagcagacccCAGGCCACCATGAGGCAGAGGGAGCTGACACAGCAGCCAACGGGAGACTCCCCAGCCTTCCTTCCACTCCCCCTCCATGCCGTCCACTCCCCTGTCGCCCCACCGGCTCTCCCATCGTCCCTCCCAGAGCGAATCACATCGGGCTGGACAGAGAGTTTCATCCCCTGCAGCTGAGGAGGCAGCTTGCCTCTCAGGTGTCTCTGGACTCTCCGCTCAGCCCGGCCTCACGTCCACGCAGTCCCTGGGGACGCTTCGACCCCTACGACTCTCCAGAG gaTCAGGACAAGGAGTACGTAGGTTTTGCCACACTGCCCAACCAGGTTCATAGAAAGACTGTGAAGAAAGGTTTCACTTTTACGCTTATGGTCGCAG GGGAGTCCGGTCTCGGCAAATCCACACTAATCAACAGTTTGTTCCTCACTGACAtctacaaagacagaaaagtcctCAATGCTGAAG AACGGATTAACCAAACAATCGACATCGTCAAACACACCATCAGCATCGAGGAGAAAGGAATCAAACTGAGGCTGTCCATCATCGACACGCCGGGATTCGGAGACGCCGTCAACAACACGGAATG CTTTAAGGACCTGGAGGACTACATCGACCAGCAGTTTGAGCAGTACTTCCGAGATGAGAGCGGCTTGAACAGAAGGAACATCCAGGACAACAGAGTCCACTGCTGCCTCTACTTCATCTCTCCGTTTGGCCACGG CCTTCGACCTCTGGATGTGGAGTGTATGAAGGCCTTGCATGAGAAAGTCAACATAATTCCATTACTGGCCAAAGCCGACAGTTTGACGCACGCAGAGATCCGCAGGAAGAAGATGAAG ATCAGAGAGGAGATGAAGCTGTTTGGGATAAACATTTACCAGTTCCCCGAGTGCGATTCAGACGAGGAGGAGGACTTTAAGACGGAGGAACAGATCCTCAAG GACAGCATCCCGTTTGCAGTGATTGGGGGAAATGTACAGATGGAGAGTAAAGGTCGCAAGTACAGGGCTCGAGTCTATCCCTGGGGTGTGGTAGAAG TGGAGAACCCGGCTCACTCTGacttcctgctgctgaggaacatgCTGGTGAGAACACACATGCAGGATCTGAAGGACGTGACGCGAGAGATTCACTACGAGAACTACAGagctcagtgcatccagaacATGACGCGTATGGTGGTGCAGGAGAGGAAACGCAG TTTGCGTGAGAAGAATCGAGAGATGAGCGAGGCAGATTTCCCGCTGCCGTTGGCCATCGTGGACTCTGAAAAGGAGAGACTCATCTTTGAGAAAGACGAAGAG CTGAGGAGGATGCAGGAGGTGCTGGAGAGGATTCAGGAGCAGATGCAGCAAAGCCAGAAAGGAGGCTGCTGA